A genome region from Ralstonia solanacearum K60 includes the following:
- a CDS encoding CBS domain-containing protein, giving the protein MKVSDILHVKGNTLYTVAPETKLQVAVQTMAEYDIGSLVVMEYGELVGMLTFREIILVLARNNGNVDDGTTIRKVMDDHPLTCTPETEVNEVRRMMLERHARYLPVLDNRTLMGVISFYDVAKAVFEEQNFENKMLKAYIRDWPKEEASED; this is encoded by the coding sequence ATGAAAGTCAGCGACATCCTTCACGTGAAGGGCAACACGCTCTACACCGTGGCCCCGGAAACCAAGCTCCAGGTGGCGGTGCAGACGATGGCGGAATACGACATCGGTTCGCTGGTGGTGATGGAATACGGTGAACTGGTCGGCATGCTCACCTTCCGCGAGATCATCCTGGTGCTGGCCCGGAACAACGGCAATGTCGATGACGGCACCACCATCCGCAAGGTGATGGACGACCATCCGCTCACCTGCACGCCCGAGACCGAGGTCAACGAAGTGCGCCGGATGATGCTGGAGCGGCATGCCCGTTATCTGCCGGTGCTCGACAACCGTACGCTGATGGGCGTGATCTCGTTCTACGACGTCGCCAAGGCTGTCTTCGAGGAGCAGAACTTCGAGAACAAGATGCTCAAGGCGTACATCCGCGACTGGCCGAAGGAAGAGGCCAGCGAAGACTGA
- a CDS encoding DUF2069 domain-containing protein, with protein sequence MTPADACVPHSRALHRLSMGSLIALIALCTAWELWLAPLRPGGSWLALKALLLAWPLPGVLRRNRYTMQWASMFILLFFTEAIVRATSDAGASRALAWAEVVLSLVFFFATIFYLRPFKRAAKARARQDA encoded by the coding sequence ATGACGCCCGCCGACGCCTGCGTCCCGCATTCGCGCGCGCTGCATCGGCTGAGCATGGGCAGCCTGATCGCGCTGATCGCCCTGTGCACGGCATGGGAGCTGTGGCTCGCGCCGCTGCGCCCGGGCGGCTCGTGGCTGGCATTGAAGGCGCTGCTGCTGGCATGGCCGCTGCCGGGGGTGCTGCGCCGCAATCGCTACACGATGCAGTGGGCATCGATGTTCATCCTGCTGTTCTTTACCGAAGCCATCGTGCGGGCGACATCCGATGCGGGTGCCTCGCGTGCGCTGGCCTGGGCGGAAGTCGTGCTCAGCCTGGTGTTCTTCTTCGCCACCATCTTCTACCTGCGTCCGTTCAAGCGCGCGGCCAAGGCGCGCGCCCGGCAGGACGCCTGA
- a CDS encoding O-acetylhomoserine aminocarboxypropyltransferase, producing the protein MSKARFDTLALHAGAAPDPATGARATPIHLTTSFVFRDSEHAASLFNMERAGHVYSRLSNPTVAVFEERMAALENGVGAIATASGQAALHLAIVTLMSAGAHIVASSALYGGSHNLLHYTLRRFGIETTFVRPGDIDGWRAAIRPETRLLFGETLGNPGLDVLDIPTVASIAHDAGVPLLVDSTFTTPWLLQPFAHGADLVYHSATKFLGGHGTTIGGVLVDGGTFDYVAAGRHPELTEPYAGFHDMVFAEESTVAPFLLRARREGLRDFGACMNPMAAWQLLQGIETLPLRMARHVENTRRVVAFLAGHPMVAAVAYPELETHPDHALAGRLLPRGCGAVFSFDLRGDRRAGQRFIESLGLFSHLANVGDARSLVIHPASTTHFRMEAPALAAAGIGEGTIRLSIGLEDADDLIDDLKRGLKAAERAMSAAPGKTAPAPTGAR; encoded by the coding sequence ATGTCCAAAGCCCGCTTCGACACGCTGGCGCTGCATGCCGGTGCCGCGCCCGACCCGGCCACCGGCGCCCGCGCGACGCCGATCCACCTCACCACCTCCTTCGTCTTCCGCGACAGCGAGCACGCCGCTTCGCTGTTCAACATGGAGCGCGCGGGCCACGTCTACTCGCGCCTCTCCAACCCCACCGTGGCGGTGTTCGAAGAGCGCATGGCGGCACTGGAAAACGGCGTCGGTGCGATCGCCACGGCTTCGGGCCAGGCCGCGCTGCACCTGGCCATCGTCACGCTGATGAGCGCGGGCGCGCATATCGTGGCGTCGTCGGCGCTGTACGGCGGCTCGCACAACCTGTTGCACTACACGCTGCGCCGCTTCGGCATCGAGACCACCTTCGTCAGGCCGGGCGACATCGACGGCTGGCGCGCGGCCATCCGCCCCGAGACGCGCCTGCTGTTCGGCGAGACGCTGGGCAATCCGGGGCTGGATGTGCTCGACATCCCGACCGTGGCGTCGATCGCGCACGATGCCGGCGTGCCGCTGCTGGTCGATTCGACCTTCACCACGCCGTGGCTGCTGCAGCCGTTTGCACACGGTGCCGACCTGGTCTATCACTCGGCCACCAAGTTCCTGGGCGGGCACGGCACCACCATCGGCGGCGTGCTGGTCGACGGCGGCACCTTCGATTACGTGGCGGCCGGCCGGCATCCGGAACTGACCGAGCCGTACGCGGGCTTCCACGACATGGTGTTTGCCGAGGAAAGCACCGTGGCGCCCTTCCTGCTGCGTGCCCGCCGCGAAGGCCTGCGCGATTTCGGCGCGTGCATGAACCCGATGGCGGCATGGCAATTGCTGCAGGGCATCGAAACGCTGCCGCTGCGCATGGCGCGGCACGTGGAGAACACCCGCCGCGTGGTCGCCTTCCTGGCGGGCCACCCCATGGTGGCCGCGGTGGCCTATCCCGAACTGGAGACGCACCCCGACCACGCGCTCGCCGGGCGCCTGCTGCCGCGCGGCTGCGGCGCGGTGTTCAGCTTCGATCTGCGCGGCGACCGGCGCGCCGGCCAGCGGTTCATCGAATCGCTCGGCCTGTTCTCGCACCTCGCCAATGTGGGCGATGCACGCTCGCTGGTGATCCACCCGGCTTCGACCACGCATTTCCGCATGGAGGCGCCCGCGCTGGCGGCCGCCGGCATCGGCGAAGGCACCATCCGCCTGTCGATCGGCCTGGAAGACGCCGATGACCTGATCGACGATCTCAAGCGCGGCCTGAAGGCCGCCGAGCGCGCCATGTCGGCCGCGCCCGGCAAGACCGCCCCCGCCCCCACCGGAGCCCGCTGA
- the wrbA gene encoding NAD(P)H:quinone oxidoreductase: MRDILVLYYSRHGSTRALAEAIAQGIESVDGAQARVRTVPAISTVCEATQPEVPGNGPPYAEVRDLEECIGLALGSPTRFGNMAAPLKYFLDGTTPQWLSGALAGKPACVFTSTGSMHGGQETTLLSMMMPLLHHGMVVLGLPYQHSELMSTDAGGTPYGPTHVAHRGDTAPLTATERTLAVAMGRRLAQTALRLTA; this comes from the coding sequence ATGAGAGACATCCTCGTCCTGTACTACAGCCGCCACGGCAGCACGCGCGCACTGGCCGAAGCCATCGCGCAGGGCATCGAAAGCGTGGACGGCGCGCAAGCGCGCGTGCGCACGGTGCCAGCCATCTCGACCGTGTGCGAAGCCACGCAGCCCGAGGTGCCTGGCAACGGCCCGCCCTACGCAGAGGTCCGCGACCTGGAAGAATGCATCGGCCTGGCGCTCGGCTCGCCCACGCGCTTCGGCAACATGGCCGCACCGCTCAAGTACTTCCTGGACGGCACCACGCCGCAGTGGCTGTCGGGCGCGCTGGCCGGCAAGCCCGCCTGCGTGTTCACATCCACCGGCAGCATGCACGGCGGACAGGAGACCACGCTGCTGTCGATGATGATGCCGCTGCTGCACCATGGCATGGTGGTGCTCGGCCTGCCCTACCAGCACAGCGAGTTGATGTCGACCGATGCCGGCGGCACGCCGTACGGGCCGACGCACGTGGCGCATCGCGGTGACACCGCTCCGCTCACGGCCACCGAACGCACGCTGGCCGTGGCGATGGGCCGGCGGCTGGCGCAGACCGCGCTCAGGCTCACCGCATGA
- a CDS encoding FAD-binding oxidoreductase: MTHDAFLQACADAIGAAHVLTAPEDQAPYLTDWRKRFTGRARAVLRPASPEEVAALVRLCAGQGVPIVPQGGNTGLCGGATPDSAGDAVVISLQRMQRVRAVDPINNTITVDAGCILASVQEAAAAADRLFPLSLAAEGSCTIGGNLATNAGGTAVLRYGNARELCLGVEAVLPDGALWNGLRGLRKDNTGYDLRDLLIGAEGTLGIITGAMLKLFPQPRARVTALAALQSPRQALAFLSLAQGHAGTLLTGFELMSAFCLELVHKHYPQLRVPFGQPYPQYVLLELSDLESEAHARGVFETLMEDALAREVILDAAVAESVAQSRELWNLREHIPLAQADEGKNIKHDIAVPISRVADFIEVTDGALAAAYPGIRMVTFGHLGDGNLHYNVSPPSGQDHEAFLANQPGINRIVHDSVHAHGGSISAEHGIGQLKREDNARYKSPVELAAMRAIKQALDPRGLMNPGKVL; encoded by the coding sequence ATGACCCACGATGCCTTCCTGCAGGCCTGCGCCGATGCCATCGGCGCCGCGCACGTCCTGACCGCACCGGAAGACCAGGCGCCCTATCTGACCGACTGGCGCAAGCGCTTCACCGGCCGGGCGCGCGCGGTGCTGCGCCCGGCCAGCCCCGAGGAGGTCGCCGCGCTGGTGCGCCTGTGCGCCGGCCAGGGCGTGCCGATCGTCCCGCAGGGCGGCAACACCGGGCTGTGCGGCGGTGCCACGCCCGACAGCGCGGGCGATGCCGTGGTGATCTCGCTGCAGCGCATGCAGCGCGTGCGCGCGGTCGACCCGATCAACAACACCATCACCGTGGATGCGGGCTGCATCCTGGCAAGCGTGCAGGAAGCGGCGGCGGCGGCGGATCGGCTGTTTCCGCTGAGCCTCGCCGCCGAAGGCAGTTGCACCATCGGCGGCAACCTGGCGACCAATGCCGGCGGCACGGCCGTGCTGCGCTACGGCAACGCGCGCGAGCTGTGCCTGGGCGTGGAAGCCGTCCTGCCCGACGGCGCGCTGTGGAACGGCCTGCGCGGCCTGCGCAAGGACAACACCGGCTACGACCTGCGCGATCTGCTGATCGGCGCGGAAGGCACGCTGGGGATCATCACCGGTGCGATGCTGAAGCTGTTTCCGCAGCCGCGCGCGCGAGTGACGGCGCTGGCCGCGCTGCAATCCCCCCGGCAGGCGCTGGCCTTCCTGTCGCTGGCGCAGGGCCATGCGGGCACGCTGCTGACGGGGTTCGAATTGATGTCGGCGTTCTGCCTGGAGCTGGTGCACAAGCACTACCCGCAGTTGCGCGTGCCGTTCGGCCAGCCGTATCCGCAATACGTCCTGCTCGAGCTGTCGGATCTGGAAAGCGAAGCGCACGCGCGCGGCGTGTTCGAAACGTTGATGGAGGATGCGCTGGCGCGCGAGGTGATCCTGGACGCCGCCGTGGCGGAATCGGTCGCGCAGTCACGCGAGCTGTGGAACCTGCGCGAACACATCCCGCTCGCCCAAGCCGACGAAGGCAAGAACATCAAGCACGACATCGCCGTGCCGATCTCGCGCGTCGCCGATTTCATCGAGGTGACCGACGGCGCGCTGGCAGCCGCCTACCCCGGCATCCGCATGGTGACCTTCGGCCATCTGGGCGACGGCAACCTGCACTACAACGTGTCGCCGCCGAGCGGCCAGGATCACGAGGCCTTCCTGGCCAACCAGCCCGGCATCAACCGCATCGTGCACGACAGCGTGCACGCGCACGGCGGCTCGATCTCGGCCGAGCATGGCATCGGCCAGCTCAAGCGCGAGGACAACGCCCGCTACAAGAGTCCCGTCGAGCTGGCCGCCATGCGCGCGATCAAGCAGGCACTCGATCCGCGCGGGCTGATGAACCCGGGCAAGGTGCTATAG
- a CDS encoding alpha/beta fold hydrolase: protein MEWTVQGRRAYAYTGGKPFDPALPCVVFVHGAQNDHSVWGLQTRWFAHHGFSVLAVDLPAHGRSAGAPLATVEAMADWVMALGQAAGVDRPAMVVGHSMGSLIALECAARYPDRVGRIALVATAWPMNVSDTLLDAALNDTPAAIDMVNTWSHSSLANKPSAPGPGFWMHGGSQRLMERIARGSPAPVFHTDFSACNAYARGAEAMAAVRCPALVIVGDKDQMTPARAGRQVAAGLAGSRVVALPCGHVVMGECPDGTLDALIAFARERAVAAA from the coding sequence ATGGAATGGACCGTACAAGGCCGGCGCGCCTATGCCTACACCGGCGGCAAACCGTTCGATCCGGCGCTGCCGTGCGTGGTCTTCGTGCACGGCGCGCAGAACGATCATTCGGTGTGGGGGCTGCAAACCCGCTGGTTCGCCCATCACGGCTTCAGCGTGCTGGCGGTCGACCTGCCCGCGCACGGCCGCAGCGCCGGCGCCCCGCTGGCGACCGTCGAAGCCATGGCCGACTGGGTAATGGCGCTGGGGCAGGCGGCGGGCGTCGATCGGCCGGCGATGGTGGTCGGGCACAGCATGGGTTCACTGATCGCGCTGGAGTGCGCGGCGCGGTACCCGGACCGCGTCGGCCGCATCGCCCTGGTAGCCACCGCCTGGCCGATGAACGTGTCGGACACCCTGCTCGATGCGGCACTGAACGATACGCCGGCCGCCATCGACATGGTCAACACCTGGTCGCATTCCAGCCTGGCCAACAAACCGTCCGCGCCGGGGCCCGGCTTCTGGATGCACGGCGGCAGCCAGCGGCTGATGGAGCGCATCGCGCGCGGCTCGCCGGCGCCGGTGTTCCATACGGATTTTTCGGCGTGCAACGCCTATGCGCGCGGCGCGGAGGCCATGGCGGCGGTGCGGTGCCCGGCACTCGTGATCGTGGGGGACAAGGACCAGATGACCCCCGCGCGGGCCGGCAGGCAGGTGGCCGCCGGGCTGGCGGGCAGCCGCGTGGTCGCCCTCCCCTGCGGCCACGTCGTCATGGGAGAATGTCCGGACGGCACGCTCGATGCGCTGATCGCCTTTGCGCGCGAGCGCGCCGTCGCCGCCGCGTAA
- a CDS encoding MFS transporter, with the protein MSQSSQFSLLKQRRFAPFFWTQFLGAMNDNVFKVAFSSLVTYHAALFGNADPASAAFLISAIFIAPFVLLSATSGQIADRMDKARLIRLVKTLEIAIMAIGCAGFALRQVDLLYLCTFLMGVHSTLFGPVKYAYLPQHLQASELVGGNGLVEMGTFVAILIGTIGGGELANFTRNGELVGPALTGIACLVIAVGGWLTARGVPVSPASQPDLRINWNPVSETWRNLKLASNQRTVFLSLLGISWLWFVGATFLTSFFAFARNVLGGDQNVVTLLLAVFSIGIGLGSVLCEKLSGRMVEIGLVPFGSIGMTVFAVDLYFASHAEALVAHDALTGVAGFLQNHRHWRVLADLFLLAMFGGFYSVPLYALIQSRCEPTHRARIIAANNILNALFMIASAVLAMLLTRAGFTIPQLFLVTGILNAVVATYIYTLVPEFLIRFVMWLLIHTAYRVKVEGAEQIPDEGPCLLVCNHVSFVDAVVVGAFVRRPVRFVMDHRIFRVPLLSWFFRTVKAIPIAPAHEDAALLARAHDTIATALAEGEVVCIFPEGKITATGEMNPFKDGVRRIVERTPVPVVPMALRGLWGSFFSRQGGAAMTRPFRRGFLNRLELCIGAPVAPQAASPEGLQAAVQALRGERR; encoded by the coding sequence ATGAGCCAATCGAGCCAGTTTTCCCTGCTGAAGCAGCGCCGCTTCGCCCCGTTTTTCTGGACCCAGTTCCTGGGGGCGATGAACGACAACGTGTTCAAAGTCGCCTTCTCCTCGCTGGTGACCTACCACGCCGCACTGTTCGGCAATGCGGACCCGGCCTCGGCGGCGTTCCTGATCTCGGCGATCTTCATCGCGCCGTTCGTGCTGCTGTCGGCCACCAGCGGGCAGATCGCCGACCGCATGGACAAGGCCCGGCTGATCCGCCTGGTGAAGACGCTGGAGATCGCCATCATGGCGATCGGGTGCGCGGGCTTTGCGCTGCGCCAGGTCGATCTGCTGTACCTGTGCACTTTCCTGATGGGCGTGCATTCGACGCTGTTCGGGCCGGTCAAGTACGCCTATCTGCCGCAGCATCTGCAGGCGTCCGAACTGGTGGGCGGCAACGGCCTGGTGGAGATGGGCACCTTTGTCGCCATCCTGATCGGCACCATCGGCGGCGGCGAGCTGGCCAACTTCACGCGCAACGGCGAGCTGGTCGGCCCGGCGCTGACCGGCATCGCCTGCCTGGTGATCGCCGTGGGCGGCTGGCTGACGGCGCGCGGTGTGCCCGTGTCGCCGGCCTCGCAGCCGGACCTGCGCATCAACTGGAACCCGGTCTCCGAGACCTGGCGCAACCTGAAGCTGGCGAGCAACCAGCGCACCGTGTTCCTGAGCCTGCTGGGCATCTCGTGGCTGTGGTTCGTCGGCGCGACCTTCCTGACCTCGTTCTTCGCCTTTGCGCGCAACGTGCTCGGCGGCGACCAGAACGTGGTGACGCTGCTGCTGGCGGTGTTCTCGATCGGCATCGGCCTGGGCTCGGTGCTGTGCGAAAAGCTCTCGGGCCGCATGGTGGAGATCGGCCTGGTGCCGTTCGGATCGATCGGCATGACGGTGTTCGCGGTGGACCTGTACTTCGCCTCGCATGCCGAGGCGCTGGTCGCGCACGATGCACTGACGGGCGTGGCCGGCTTCCTGCAGAACCATCGCCACTGGCGCGTGCTGGCCGACCTGTTCCTGCTGGCGATGTTCGGCGGCTTCTACAGCGTGCCGCTGTACGCGCTGATCCAGAGCCGCTGCGAGCCGACGCACCGGGCGCGCATCATCGCCGCCAACAACATCCTCAATGCGCTGTTCATGATCGCCTCGGCGGTGCTGGCGATGCTGCTGACGCGCGCCGGCTTCACCATCCCGCAACTGTTCCTGGTGACCGGCATCCTCAATGCCGTCGTGGCGACCTACATCTACACGCTGGTGCCGGAATTCCTGATCCGCTTCGTGATGTGGCTGCTGATCCATACCGCCTACCGCGTGAAGGTGGAGGGCGCCGAGCAGATCCCCGACGAAGGCCCGTGCCTGCTGGTCTGCAACCACGTCAGCTTTGTCGATGCGGTGGTGGTGGGCGCCTTCGTGCGCCGGCCGGTGCGTTTTGTGATGGATCACCGGATCTTCCGCGTCCCGCTGCTGTCGTGGTTCTTCCGCACCGTGAAGGCGATCCCGATCGCGCCGGCGCATGAGGATGCCGCCTTGCTGGCCCGCGCCCACGACACCATCGCCACCGCGCTGGCCGAGGGCGAGGTGGTCTGCATCTTCCCCGAGGGCAAGATCACGGCCACCGGCGAGATGAACCCGTTCAAGGATGGTGTGCGCCGCATCGTCGAGCGCACCCCGGTGCCCGTGGTGCCGATGGCGCTGCGCGGCCTGTGGGGCAGCTTTTTCTCGCGCCAGGGCGGGGCGGCGATGACGCGCCCGTTCCGCCGCGGCTTCCTCAACCGGCTGGAGCTGTGCATCGGTGCCCCGGTGGCGCCGCAGGCGGCGTCGCCGGAAGGGCTGCAGGCGGCCGTGCAGGCCCTGCGCGGCGAGCGGCGCTAG
- the aroC gene encoding chorismate synthase, which yields MSGNTLGLLFSVTTFGESHGPAIGAVIDGCPPGMALSAEDIQPDLDRRKPGTSRHVTQRKEEDQVEILSGVFEGKTTGTPICLLIRNTDQRSKDYGNIVETFRPGHADYTYWHKYGIRDPRGGGRSSARLTAPVVAAGAVAKKWLRERFGVEIHGYMSQLGDIRIPFVDWSEVPNNPFFAPNAEIVPELETYMDALRRDGDSVGARIEVVATGVPVGWGAPLFDRLDADIAHAMMGLNAVKGVEIGAGFHAVSQRGSEHGDELTPEGFVGNNAGGILGGISTGQDISVSLAIKPTSSIRTPRRSIDKAGEPTVVETFGRHDPCVGIRATPIAEALLALVLIDHALRHRAQCGDVAVATPAIAAKAS from the coding sequence ATGTCTGGCAATACCCTGGGGCTGCTGTTTTCCGTCACCACCTTCGGCGAGTCGCACGGCCCGGCCATCGGGGCCGTCATCGACGGCTGCCCGCCGGGCATGGCGCTGTCGGCCGAGGACATCCAGCCCGACCTCGACCGCCGCAAGCCCGGCACCTCGCGCCACGTCACGCAGCGCAAGGAAGAGGACCAGGTCGAGATCCTGTCCGGCGTGTTCGAGGGCAAGACCACCGGCACGCCCATCTGCCTGCTGATCCGCAATACCGACCAGCGCAGCAAGGACTACGGCAACATCGTCGAGACCTTCCGGCCCGGCCATGCCGACTACACCTACTGGCACAAATACGGCATCCGCGACCCGCGCGGCGGCGGCCGTTCGTCCGCGCGGCTGACGGCGCCGGTGGTGGCGGCCGGCGCGGTCGCCAAGAAGTGGCTGCGCGAGCGGTTCGGGGTGGAAATCCACGGCTACATGTCGCAGTTGGGCGATATCCGGATCCCGTTCGTCGACTGGAGCGAGGTGCCGAACAACCCGTTCTTCGCGCCCAACGCCGAGATCGTGCCCGAGCTCGAAACCTACATGGACGCGCTGCGCCGCGATGGCGATTCGGTCGGCGCCCGCATCGAGGTGGTGGCGACCGGCGTGCCGGTCGGCTGGGGCGCGCCGCTGTTCGATCGCCTGGACGCCGACATCGCCCACGCCATGATGGGCCTGAACGCGGTCAAGGGCGTGGAGATCGGCGCCGGCTTCCATGCCGTATCGCAGCGCGGCTCCGAGCACGGCGACGAACTGACGCCGGAAGGCTTTGTCGGCAACAACGCTGGCGGCATCCTGGGCGGCATCTCGACCGGGCAGGACATTTCGGTGTCGCTGGCGATCAAGCCGACCTCCAGCATCCGCACGCCGCGCCGCTCGATCGACAAGGCAGGCGAGCCGACCGTGGTGGAAACCTTCGGCCGCCACGATCCGTGCGTCGGCATCCGCGCCACGCCGATCGCCGAGGCGCTGCTGGCGCTGGTGCTGATCGACCACGCGCTGCGCCATCGCGCGCAATGCGGCGACGTGGCGGTGGCGACCCCGGCCATCGCGGCCAAGGCATCGTAA
- a CDS encoding YihY family inner membrane protein: MLFDTRVLRQWNVPKLRALLRYALRRAGEDSLPQVAGSLTFTTVLSLVPVLTVAFALFTAFPMFQSFRAAIESYLFSNLVPGNISRPILTYLNQFSHNAKGLTAAGLVGLVVTSVMTMLTVENALNAIWRVHQRRPLTQRVLVFWALVSFGPVLIGASLSVSSYLVSISAGYVAKLPYGLGVVVGMVPILLSAIAFAMLYVFVPNTLVAWRDAFLAGLVAAVAFEIAKRGFGYYVARFPTYTAVYGTFAALPIFLLWIYVSWLVTLLGATIAATLPIVRQGYWQRRTFPGSEFFDALGILLLLYRARDHAPRTLGESDIGRRLQLEADYVAGLLARLKTLHLVGKLQQERGQAHWALLCDAHTTTLRPLYERLVLNLPRLSRTAFARQLGDTHMLEAQLHNPALDCTLEAVFASGEPGVKATPSKPPPRR; this comes from the coding sequence ATGCTGTTCGATACCCGTGTGCTCCGCCAATGGAATGTGCCCAAGCTGCGTGCGCTGCTGCGCTACGCATTGCGTCGCGCGGGCGAGGACAGCCTGCCGCAGGTGGCGGGCAGCCTGACTTTCACCACGGTGCTGTCGCTGGTGCCGGTCCTCACGGTGGCGTTCGCGCTGTTTACCGCGTTCCCGATGTTCCAGAGCTTCCGGGCCGCCATCGAGAGCTATCTGTTCAGCAACCTCGTGCCGGGCAACATCAGCCGGCCGATCCTGACGTATCTGAACCAGTTCTCGCATAACGCCAAGGGGCTCACGGCGGCCGGTCTGGTCGGCCTGGTCGTCACGTCGGTGATGACCATGCTGACGGTCGAGAACGCGCTCAACGCCATCTGGCGCGTGCACCAGCGCCGGCCGCTGACGCAGCGCGTGCTGGTGTTCTGGGCGCTGGTCAGCTTCGGGCCGGTGCTGATCGGGGCGAGCCTGTCGGTCAGTTCGTACCTGGTGTCGATCTCGGCGGGCTACGTCGCCAAGCTGCCCTACGGGCTGGGCGTGGTGGTGGGGATGGTGCCGATCCTGCTGTCGGCCATCGCCTTCGCCATGCTGTACGTGTTCGTGCCGAACACCCTCGTCGCCTGGCGCGATGCCTTCCTGGCCGGGCTGGTTGCCGCCGTGGCGTTCGAAATCGCCAAGCGTGGCTTCGGCTATTACGTGGCGCGCTTTCCTACCTACACGGCCGTTTACGGCACCTTTGCCGCGCTGCCGATCTTCCTGCTGTGGATCTACGTCAGTTGGCTGGTGACGCTGCTGGGCGCGACCATCGCCGCCACCTTGCCGATTGTCCGCCAGGGCTATTGGCAGCGCCGTACCTTCCCGGGCAGCGAATTTTTCGATGCGCTCGGCATCCTGCTGCTGCTGTACCGCGCGCGCGACCACGCGCCGCGCACGCTCGGCGAAAGCGATATCGGCCGGCGCCTGCAACTGGAGGCGGATTACGTGGCCGGCCTGCTGGCCAGGCTGAAGACGCTGCACCTGGTCGGCAAGCTGCAGCAGGAGCGCGGACAGGCGCACTGGGCCCTGCTGTGCGATGCGCATACCACCACGCTGCGTCCGCTTTACGAACGGCTGGTGCTGAACCTGCCGCGCCTGTCGCGCACGGCGTTCGCGCGCCAACTGGGCGATACGCACATGCTGGAGGCCCAGCTCCACAACCCGGCGCTGGACTGCACGCTGGAAGCCGTGTTCGCGTCCGGCGAGCCGGGCGTGAAGGCAACCCCGTCGAAGCCGCCGCCGCGTCGCTGA
- a CDS encoding Mpo1-like protein, whose product MATTDAHRFGSFAEFYPYYLGEHRNRTCRRLHFAGSTLALVCLIQLVFTGSLWWLLAAAVSGYALAWVGHFVFEKNRPATFRHPVYSLMGDWVMYRDIWVGKIPF is encoded by the coding sequence ATGGCCACCACCGACGCGCACCGCTTCGGCAGCTTCGCCGAGTTCTATCCGTACTACCTGGGCGAGCACCGGAACCGCACCTGCCGCCGATTGCATTTCGCGGGGTCGACCCTTGCGCTGGTGTGCCTGATCCAGTTGGTGTTCACGGGCAGCCTGTGGTGGCTGCTGGCTGCCGCCGTCAGCGGCTATGCCTTGGCCTGGGTCGGCCACTTCGTCTTCGAGAAGAACCGCCCCGCCACCTTCCGCCACCCGGTCTACAGCCTGATGGGCGACTGGGTGATGTACCGCGACATCTGGGTCGGCAAGATTCCGTTCTGA
- a CDS encoding FKBP-type peptidyl-prolyl cis-trans isomerase, with amino-acid sequence MKRFSLLLCATSLGLATYNVQAASAGPAESLPSGVTIQHVVKGSGPSPKATDTVKVHYRGTLTDGTEFDSSYKRGQPISFPLNRVIPCWTEGVQKMQVGGKAKLTCPAATAYGARGVPGTIPPNATLNFEVELLGIGG; translated from the coding sequence ATGAAGCGCTTTTCTCTGCTGCTGTGCGCCACGTCGCTCGGTCTTGCCACATACAACGTCCAGGCCGCATCCGCCGGGCCGGCCGAGTCTTTGCCGTCGGGTGTGACCATCCAGCATGTGGTCAAGGGTAGCGGGCCGTCGCCCAAGGCTACCGATACGGTCAAGGTGCACTACCGCGGCACGCTGACAGACGGCACCGAGTTCGACAGCTCCTACAAGCGCGGCCAGCCGATCTCCTTCCCGCTGAACCGCGTGATCCCGTGCTGGACCGAGGGCGTGCAGAAGATGCAGGTGGGCGGCAAGGCCAAGCTGACGTGTCCGGCGGCGACCGCCTACGGCGCACGCGGCGTGCCCGGCACGATTCCGCCCAATGCCACGCTGAACTTCGAGGTCGAACTGCTCGGCATCGGTGGCTGA